From the genome of Phosphitispora fastidiosa:
ATTGGCCACGTTCGTGTGGATGAGGCGGTTTTTGACCTTATTGCCAGGCTGGAAGAATGTACAAACCCCTCGGAATGGAAAGGGGAAATTTTAGAGAAAGTCAGCGAAATGGCTCGGAACAGCGCTAACCTTGCTGAATGGTTTGCCCGTATCATGACCTGGCTCTTTAAGGATCACGGACTGGTAATGGTGAACCCGCTGCTCAGGGAACTGCGCCGCCTGTGGAGCGGTACTTTTGAGGAATTTCTCGGTAATAGCGCCCCGGTTAGTGCAAAACTGAGCGCCGTCGCTGACCTGGTAAGGGATTTGGGTGTGGAGCCCCAGGTGGAGAAAGACAACGATAATGCTAATATGTTTATTTATGTAAATGGTGAAAGGCTGCCTCTGTTCAGATTGGGCGAAAGCTTTGGCGTGAGGGGCGGAGCAGGGGAATGGACCCTGGAGGAGCTCCTGGCAGCTGCCAGGGAGACCCCGGAACTCTTCAGCCCCAATGTGGTTTTGCGTCCGGTGGCTCAGGATGTGCTGCTGCCGATAATGGCCTATATTGCAGGACCGGGGGAGATTTCCTATTATGCCCTCTACCGGGATATTTACCGGCTGTTTAACCAAAGGATGCCGGTAATTTATCCCAGAGCCAATATTTCGTTGATTGAACCCGGCATTGCCAAAAGTATCAAGGAGTACGGGGTTTCACTTGCTGAAGGCGTTGAGGGCCTGCACAGGGAGCTGCAGAAACAGCTTGAAGACAGGGATGTACTTGGAATTGATAAAATGTTTGACGCTTATGCGGCCGAGGTGGAACAGTCATACCGGAATTTCATCCTGAAGGTTGCCGGAACTGATAAGGAGTTGACCGGACACGGAAAGGAAAGCCAGGGCAAGCTGCTCCACCAGTTGGAATACTTCAGGAAAAAAACGCATCAGTACCACCGGAAGTCCTGTGATACCCTGGTCACCAGATTTAATAATATTGAAAAACAGCTATTTCCGCGCAATAACTGGCAGGAGCGGGTGTACAACATTTTACCATACCTGTTCAAATACAGAAGCGATTTTATAAATGACCTGGCAGGACTTCCTCTGCTGGGTAATAACGACCACAAGCTGCTGTATATTTAACTCATAGTTAGTGCAGGGCAAAAATAAAGGAAACCGGGCAGCAGTGTCGAATACTATATGTTAACACAGTTAATACGCAATACAGTTAAGACATGAAAGGCGGCGATGTTTTGAAAAAGATTTTTATCATCGACACAAATGTCTTGCTTCATGACCCTTTGGCTGTCTTCAAATTTCAAGACAATGATGTGGTCATCCCGTTGATAGCAATTGAGGAAATGGATAACCAGAAGCGCAGGCAGGATGAAGTGGGCAGGAATGCGCGCCGTGTCGCCAAGCTGATTGATGAACTGCGTCACAAGGGTAAGATATTTGAAGGGGTACTATTAGAGACGGGCGGGACTCTGAAGGTAGAGCTGAATCACCAGAAGGTACAGAATTTGTCTGGCGCTTTAGAGCAGTTTAAGGCGGATAATAGGATTCTCTGTGTTGCTATGGCATATAAGGAAGAATTCCCGGACCGGAAAGTTATCCTGGTGACCAAAGACACCTATCTCAGAATTAAGGCTGATGTTGCCGGAGTAGAAGCAGAGGATTACAAAACAGATAAGGTGAATATTGAGGAACTTTATTCCGGTAGTCTCGAGATAAAAGTGGCTCCCGAGATAATTAACCAGTTTTATAGCAACAGCTTTCTTCCATGGGAGAAGCCGGAAGACGACCCTGAGGAATTGTATGCCAATCAGTTTGCCTACCTGGTGGATATTAAAGAAACAGGGCAGTCTGCTCTGGCCAGATACAACCCTGATAAGAAAGGCCTGGTGCCATTAATTCATGCCGGGTCAGAAGCTTGGGGCATCAGGGCTCGGAACAAGGAACAGCGCTATGCTATGGAGCTGCTGATGGATGATAACATTAAACTGGTAACTCTGGTAGGCCAGGCCGGTACGGGAAAAACCCTGCTGGCAGTTGCAGCCGGATTGGAAAAGACTATTGATGACGAAAGTTATAAAAAACTGGTGGTAACCAGGCCGGTAATACCCCTTGGAGGCGATATCGGTTTCCTCCCCGGTGACAAGGAAGAAAAAATGCGGCCCTGGATGAGCCCCATTTATGACAACCTGGAATATATTTTCGGTGTCGGGAAAGAGACCAAAAAAGATAAAGTTGACCGGGGTGACCATGATAAACCCAAGTCTACTAATATCGATACAATGATCCGTTACTTTAAAGACAAAGGACAGCTTGAACTGGAAGCCCTGACCTATATCAGGGGACGGACTATGCCGCGGCAGTACATCATAGTTGATGAGGCCCAAAACCTGACACCACACGAAGTTAAGACTATCCTGACCAGGGCCGGAGAAGGCTCTAAGGTAGTCCTTACCGGGGACCCCTACCAGATTGACCATCCCTATCTTGACTCCAGCAGCAACGGTCTGACATATGTTGTGGAAAAATTCAAGGGGGTTAAGCTGGCCGGTCATGTAACCTTTGTTAAGGGTGAGCGCTCCGAACTCGCCCAGATTGCGGCTGAACTGATCTGAAATTAACCATGAAACCAAGGAAAGTGGCAGATATCTGCCACTTTCAGCTTATTGACAAACCCCATATTTTTAATTATTAAACTGTAACATGGACAGGGGTAGATGAATTCCACGGGCGGGGCCCCCAATCCGTTACCGAACCCCGGCCTTTCAGAAAGGCCGGGGCTTCGACGGATCGGGGGGACCCCCAGACATCTCCGCCGGCAGCCGCTCCCGCTTTGCGGTCTACCCAAAGGGTACAACGGGCTCTAAGCGCTAAAGCGCAAAGAGCCCGTTCGACGTGCTCGGACGGACGACAGACTCCGCCCTCCGGAACACATCTACCCCTGTCTCATAACATTTTAAGCTCAAAATTACTGACTTTATCAGCAGCCTGAGTGGCAGATAACTGCCACTTTTTGTTTTATTGTCTTTTTCATGCTCCGGGGAATAGAATAAACCAGGATTACAGAATGATTCTTTTGCAGAAAGGAGTATGGAAAATGACGCCTAAAATAGTAATAGACCCGGGACATGGCGGGCATGACCCGGGTGCACAGGGCTATGGTCTACAGGAAAAGAATATTAACCTGGATATAGCTCAGAAAATCAGGAATAAGCTGGTTGATTATGCCGATGTAAGCCTGACAAGGAATGGTGATGTTTTTGTCAGTCTTTCCGACAGGGCCGCGTTTGCAAACAGGGAGGGTGCGGACCTGTTTGTTTCCGTACATGTTAATGCAGGAGGGGGAACGGGTTTTGAAAGCTACATTTATCCTGCAGCTTCCACCGCTTCGCGGGAGATAACGAAAGTTATCCACCGGGCGGCGGCGGACTTTTATGTATCAGCCGGTTTTCTTGATAGAGGGTTTAAAGAGGCCAATTTTGCCGTATTACGGGAAACAGATATGCCGGCAATTCTGACGGAAAATTTATTTATTGATACAAGGGAGGATGCTGCCCGGCTTCAAGACCCTTTGTTTCGGGATAAAATTGCTGCGGCAACAGTCAATGGCATCATCAGGGCTCTGCAGCTAGCGCCTCCGCAGCCGGCGCCCCAGCAGCCGGAAGCGCCTCCCCATTGGGCTGTAGAACACTTTAAGCGCCTTAGGGAGGAGGGCTTGGTAGACAGCAGCCACAACCTGGATGCCCCGATTACCTGGGGGGAATTTTCCGCAGTAATCTCAAGGCTGCTGGATAAGCTCAGTTAATCTATGCCTGTTCAGTGACTACAGCAGTTCCGCTTACAGTAACCATCAGCATACCTTCCCTGATGACCTCGTAATCAAGGTCAACCCCGACCACGGCATTTGCTCCCAGACGCTCAGCTCTTTCGGCCATTTCTCTGATGGCAATTGTCCGGGCATCAACTAGCTTGGTTTCATAAGCCCCGGAACGACCCCCGACGATGTCGGTGATACTGGCGAAAAGATCCCTGACCACATTTGCCCCCATAATAGCCTCGCCGGCGATAAGACCGAGGTAACGGGTGATTTTTTGCCCTTCAATACTGGGTGTAGTTGTAATAATCAAATAAAACACTCCTTTTTAATATGATTTTTCATATTATTATTTTACCATAATTGGAGACCAGGTATGTAGAATGGTTTGTGCTGATTGCGAAAATCGAATAAAAAAGGTATAATATGAAAATAAGAAGATAATAACTCCGAGTTGGCATGGCCTAAGACCTTCGGGTACGGCCCGTCAACCGTTGCCGGGTAACCGGCAAAGGGTATCGCAGGAAACTGTGATGCCTCCCGTATTTGGAAAGGAGATGAATGCTGTCACGACACCCCTTTCCCAGGGGTGTTTTTGCGCATATATATGTTTTTTACAATCAGCAGGCTCTGGAAATGACTCATTTGCAGCTAGACTCATAACGGCGGCGGTGCAAGGAAAACCTTATACAATACCTCACCATATTTCGCGGTCATTACCAGAGCCTAAGTTAAGAAAAGAACATAAAGTATAAGCGCAAAACCTTGAATTAAAAGGAAATCGTATTTCCAAAAGACTTAACAAAGGGAGGTAATAGAGATGGACAAAATTCCTGATAAGGTTTTGGAAGCGGTAAAAGAAGCGGCTCCGGAGGGCAGGATAAGCTGTGCTGCTGCCCATGAGTTAGCAAAAAGGCTGGATGTGGAATTGCTCATGATAGGAAAAGCGGCTGATGAGCTGAAGATTAAAATAAAAAGCTGCCAGCTGGGGTGTTTCTAGCATAAAGCCAAGCTTTTTAAATAATGGAGGTTCCAATGACTGAACTCTTTAAACTTACAAGTGTGGCCGAAGCCTGGAAGGCATTTAGGAATAATATCTCCCTCAACGAACCGGCTGAGGAACAGGTGTCTGTTCTCGATTCCCTTGGCAGGGTTCTGTCCCGGGATATTGTTTCCGGGATTGATGTTCCGGGCTTCACTCGTTCCACCATGGATGGTTTTGCTGTCAGGGCCGCCGATACCTTTGGAGCTGCTGAAGCTATGCCTGCCATGCTGGAGGTTTCCGGTGAGGTTATGATGGGGGAAGCAGCCCGGACCGGTCTGGAACCCGGGCACGCAGTGAGGATAGCAACCGGAGGAATGCTGCCAGATGGCGCTGATGCTGTTGTTATGGTGGAATACACCGAAGAACTGGACAGTGCGACTATCTTGGTCGTGCGGCCCGTTGCACCGGGAGAGAATGTGGTTCAAAAGGGAGAGGACATCAGAGAAGGTCAGGTTCTGGTAAAAGCCGGGACTGTTATCAGGCCTCAGGAAATGGGCGGGCTGGCCGGCATCGGGATTGTATCCTGCCATGTTGCCCGCAAACCGCGGGTAGGCATTTTGTCAACCGGTGACGAGATTGTGGAACCTGATAGGACACCGGGCCCCGGACAGGTCAGGGATATTAATTCATACGCTATTGCCGGACTCGTGACTGAGGCCGGTGGACAGGCGATAAACTATGGCATTATCAGGGACGATTTTGCCAGCCTTGAGGAGACCGTGAAAAAGGCGGTAGCAGAAACCGATATTGTTGTTGTCTCTGGGGGCAGCTCAGTAGGGACCAGGGATGTTACTTCCCGGGTGCTTGATACCATTGGCAAACCGGGTGTCCTGGTTCACGGCGTCTCGGTGAAACCGGGTAAACCGACCATCCTTGGGGTGGTCAATAATAGGCCGGTTCTGGGACTGCCCGGTCATCCTGCTTCAGCAATGGTTTTAGCCGATATATTCCTGGTTCCTCTGGTGAGAGCCTTGCTGGGCCTGGATTTTACCTCCCCGGAACGCAGGACGGTGCGGGCCCTGATGGGCAGGAGTATGGCTTCAGCCAGCGGACGGCTGGACTATATCAGGGTGGCCCTGAAAGACGAAAACGGGGGGCTTAGAGCTGAGCCTGTTCTGGGTAAATCGGGCCTGATAATGACAATGGTTAAGGCTGATGGGGTAGTGATTGTTCCTATGGCTAAAGAAGGGCTCGAAACTGGAGAAGAGGTAAAGGTAATTCTGTTTTAAGGCCGTATTGGTTTGAGTTTTTCGAATTCTGTTTGGGTTGGTGAAAATATTGGTGAAACGAAATGTCTATTTGGATAATACTCCTCTGGAGGAGGCTGTTGGCAAGTACTCAGAGAGGCTCAGTGAATTGGACGCCCTGAAACCGCTGCCCGGTGAACTTATAGCTGTGGATGAGGCCCAGGGGCGCGTCACTGCTGAGCCGGTCTTTGCACAGGTATCATCACCTCACTACCATGCCTGTGCTATGGATGGGATGGCAGTAAAGGCTGAAAATACATTTAAGGCTGGCGAAACCAACCCTGTAAGGCTCAAGGTTGGTTCAAGGGCATTTCCGGTGGACACCGGGGATCCGCTGCCCGAAGGCTGTGATGCCGTGATTATGATTGAACAGGTGCATTTTGCTGCTGACGGTGAAATCGAAATTATTGCGGCAGCAGCTCCCTGGCAGCATGTCCGGCCCCTTGGTGAGGATATTGTGGCAACAGAAATGATTGTTCCGGCAAATCATGTACTCCGTTCTATGGATATCGGAGGGATTCTTGCCGGAGGGGTGACTGAAGTTAAGGTCCACAGGCAGCCGGTGGTTACCGTAATGCCTACCGGGACTGAGTTGGTTCAACCAGGGACAGACCTGAAAAAAGGAGATATCATAGAGTATAATTCCAGGATCATCGGGGGACTGGTCCGCGAATGGGGCGGACAGGCTGTGCGGACCGCCATCAATGCTGATGAATATGATATTTTAAAAGAACAAATCCGGAATGCAGTTGAGCAGTCAGATATAGTTGTTGTCAATGCAGGTTCCTCGGCGGGTTCGGAGGATTTCACCTCTGCAATTATAAGAGAACTGGGAGAAGTTGTGGTCCACGGGGTTGCAATAAAGCCCGGTAAACCTGTCGTACTCGGAGTTATTAGTGGTAAACCGGTATTGGGTATACCGGGCTACCCGGTGTCAGCAATACTTGATTGTGAGCTATTTTTAAGACCGGTAATTGCAGCAAAAGCGGGGATTTCCATAGTTGGCAGGCCGGTGATGAATGCCTCCCTGTCACGCAAGCTTGTTTCTCCCCAGGGAGTGGACGAGTTTGTCCGGGTAAAATTGGGCCGGGTTGGTGAAAAGGTGATTGCCACCCCGATTTCCCGCGGGGCAGGGGTGTTGACTTCTCTGATCAGAGCTGATGGAATCCTGAAAATCCCCAGGTTTATGGAGGGACATGATGCCGGTAGTGAAGTGGAAGTAGAACTTCTGAGGGACAAAAATGAGATTGAAAATACTATGGTTATTATAGGCAGCCATGATGTATCTCTCGATATTCTCGGTAATTCCCTGAGGCAGATGTATCCCGGACGGAGCCTTTCTTCAGCCCATGTAGGCAGTCTTGGCGGTCTTTTGGCCTTAAGACGCGGGGAAGCACATCTGGCAGGTGTTCATCTCCTGGATGAGGCTACTGGGGAGTATAATGCTGCCTATGTGGAAAAATTACTGGCCGGAGTTCCAGTGATACTAATCAACCTGGTATACAGGGAGCAGGGTTTTATGGTGCCCCGCGGGAACCCGCGCAGTGTGCGCAGCTTTGTTGACCTGGCACGGCCCAATATGAGGTTTATCAACCGGCAGAAGGGCGCGGGAACCAGAATCCTGCTGGATTATTACCTGAAAAAAGAGGGGGTTGACCCTGAGGATATCGAAGGATACGACAGGGAGGATTACACCCATATGGCTGTTGCCGCAGCCGTTGCCGGGGGCAGCGCTGACGTCGGACTCGGCATAAGGGCTGCCGCCAATGCCCTGAAGCTGGATTTTGTTCCGGTAACCGAGGAGAGGTATGACTTGGTTATTCCACAGGCACACTGGGATACCGATCATATCAAAAGTCTGCTGGGTGTCCTCAATGACCCCGATTTCCGGACTGCAGTGGAGGGCCTGGGCGGATACAGCACCCGAGCCATGGGGCAGGAGGTTTATCGGAGAGACTAAGGGTGTTCTCACCTGAGCTGAGCTGGGAAGGATGATCCGAATGAATGATGCATTTCACCGTAAAATTAATTATCTTAGGATATCTGTTACCGACAGGTGTAATCTCAGGTGTGTGTACTGTATGCCTGAAGAGGGTGTTGAGCTGATAAACCACGAGGAAATTCTGAGCCTTGAGGAAATTATCAGAGTGATTAACAGTGCGGTCATGGCAGGAATCAGGAAAATCCGCTTTACCGGAGGGGAACCGCTGGTGCGTAAGGGAATTTCGTCACTTATTGAGAGGGTTAACGATATTCCTGAAATTGATGATATTGCCCTGACCACTAATGGAATTCTACTGCCCATAATGGCTGCAGAACTGAGGAAAGCCGGATTGAGGAGGGTAAATATCAGCCTGGATACCCTCGTGCCAGAAAAATTCCGCCGGATTACCAGGGGAGGCAGGCTTAGTGATGCTTGGCTGGGTGTGGAGACTGCTCTTGAAGCCGGGTTTGACCCTGTTAAAATAAATACAGTAGTTATTCGCGGCTTCAATGAAGAGGAAGTATATGACTTTGCCGAGCTGACTACTAAAATGCCGCTCAATGTCCGTTTCATTGAACTGATGCCAATTGGTGTAAGTGATTTAAGGGACCGGAAAAGCTTTGTATCGACTACTGAATTGATTAAGATACTGCAGAACCGGCATGAGCTGGTTCCTGAAAAGGTTGCCGGGAACGGGCCGGCGAAATCTTACAGGATACCGGGCGCTATGGGGACCATAGGCTTTATCAGCCCTATCAGCAATCATTTCTGTGCTGACTGTAATAGGCTGCGCCTTACTGCTGAAGGTCAGCTGCGCCCGTGCCTGCAGTCTCCGCAGGAGATTGATCTGAAAACTCCCCTAAGGGAGGGGGCTTCACCTGAGCAATTGGCTGATGTCATCCGGTTTGCTATCAGCAGCAAACCGGAAAAGCATAATATGGAGCAGGCAGGCTGGGCCGGAAACAGGCGCTGGATGACCCAGATCGGCGGCTGAAAAGGGGTGCGGCTGAAAAGGGGCGCGGCTGAAAAGGGGCGCGGCTAAACAGTGATGTGGTTGATGGTGTGACAGACAGGAGTGAATTTTATTGAGTGAAATGACCCATTTTAATAAGGATGGACGGGCCAGGATGGTAGATGTGACTGCTAAAAATGACACCATACGGGTTGCGGTTGCCAGAGGGGAAGTCAGAATGAAACCGGAAACCCTGAAGGCTGTCAGGGAAGGCGGGATTGC
Proteins encoded in this window:
- a CDS encoding molybdenum cofactor synthesis domain-containing protein, which encodes MTELFKLTSVAEAWKAFRNNISLNEPAEEQVSVLDSLGRVLSRDIVSGIDVPGFTRSTMDGFAVRAADTFGAAEAMPAMLEVSGEVMMGEAARTGLEPGHAVRIATGGMLPDGADAVVMVEYTEELDSATILVVRPVAPGENVVQKGEDIREGQVLVKAGTVIRPQEMGGLAGIGIVSCHVARKPRVGILSTGDEIVEPDRTPGPGQVRDINSYAIAGLVTEAGGQAINYGIIRDDFASLEETVKKAVAETDIVVVSGGSSVGTRDVTSRVLDTIGKPGVLVHGVSVKPGKPTILGVVNNRPVLGLPGHPASAMVLADIFLVPLVRALLGLDFTSPERRTVRALMGRSMASASGRLDYIRVALKDENGGLRAEPVLGKSGLIMTMVKADGVVIVPMAKEGLETGEEVKVILF
- the bshC gene encoding bacillithiol biosynthesis cysteine-adding enzyme BshC, whose protein sequence is MKLESAAVQYKSPLVNMYLNDFQQVAHLFEHDPGNPGSFADRHDIIMRDYHTDRKTLVCILTEYNETLQCGGLTRQNLQKLEDPGTTVVITGQQAGVFTGPLYTIYKAITAVQLAAELTARTGRSVIPMFWVAAEDHDFAEVDHIYVINREKNIERLRLKHDPGGKYSIGHVRVDEAVFDLIARLEECTNPSEWKGEILEKVSEMARNSANLAEWFARIMTWLFKDHGLVMVNPLLRELRRLWSGTFEEFLGNSAPVSAKLSAVADLVRDLGVEPQVEKDNDNANMFIYVNGERLPLFRLGESFGVRGGAGEWTLEELLAAARETPELFSPNVVLRPVAQDVLLPIMAYIAGPGEISYYALYRDIYRLFNQRMPVIYPRANISLIEPGIAKSIKEYGVSLAEGVEGLHRELQKQLEDRDVLGIDKMFDAYAAEVEQSYRNFILKVAGTDKELTGHGKESQGKLLHQLEYFRKKTHQYHRKSCDTLVTRFNNIEKQLFPRNNWQERVYNILPYLFKYRSDFINDLAGLPLLGNNDHKLLYI
- a CDS encoding PhoH family protein gives rise to the protein MKKIFIIDTNVLLHDPLAVFKFQDNDVVIPLIAIEEMDNQKRRQDEVGRNARRVAKLIDELRHKGKIFEGVLLETGGTLKVELNHQKVQNLSGALEQFKADNRILCVAMAYKEEFPDRKVILVTKDTYLRIKADVAGVEAEDYKTDKVNIEELYSGSLEIKVAPEIINQFYSNSFLPWEKPEDDPEELYANQFAYLVDIKETGQSALARYNPDKKGLVPLIHAGSEAWGIRARNKEQRYAMELLMDDNIKLVTLVGQAGTGKTLLAVAAGLEKTIDDESYKKLVVTRPVIPLGGDIGFLPGDKEEKMRPWMSPIYDNLEYIFGVGKETKKDKVDRGDHDKPKSTNIDTMIRYFKDKGQLELEALTYIRGRTMPRQYIIVDEAQNLTPHEVKTILTRAGEGSKVVLTGDPYQIDHPYLDSSSNGLTYVVEKFKGVKLAGHVTFVKGERSELAQIAAELI
- a CDS encoding heavy metal-binding domain-containing protein, which codes for MIITTTPSIEGQKITRYLGLIAGEAIMGANVVRDLFASITDIVGGRSGAYETKLVDARTIAIREMAERAERLGANAVVGVDLDYEVIREGMLMVTVSGTAVVTEQA
- the moaA gene encoding GTP 3',8-cyclase MoaA translates to MNDAFHRKINYLRISVTDRCNLRCVYCMPEEGVELINHEEILSLEEIIRVINSAVMAGIRKIRFTGGEPLVRKGISSLIERVNDIPEIDDIALTTNGILLPIMAAELRKAGLRRVNISLDTLVPEKFRRITRGGRLSDAWLGVETALEAGFDPVKINTVVIRGFNEEEVYDFAELTTKMPLNVRFIELMPIGVSDLRDRKSFVSTTELIKILQNRHELVPEKVAGNGPAKSYRIPGAMGTIGFISPISNHFCADCNRLRLTAEGQLRPCLQSPQEIDLKTPLREGASPEQLADVIRFAISSKPEKHNMEQAGWAGNRRWMTQIGG
- a CDS encoding N-acetylmuramoyl-L-alanine amidase, giving the protein MTPKIVIDPGHGGHDPGAQGYGLQEKNINLDIAQKIRNKLVDYADVSLTRNGDVFVSLSDRAAFANREGADLFVSVHVNAGGGTGFESYIYPAASTASREITKVIHRAAADFYVSAGFLDRGFKEANFAVLRETDMPAILTENLFIDTREDAARLQDPLFRDKIAAATVNGIIRALQLAPPQPAPQQPEAPPHWAVEHFKRLREEGLVDSSHNLDAPITWGEFSAVISRLLDKLS
- a CDS encoding molybdopterin biosynthesis protein; this translates as MKRNVYLDNTPLEEAVGKYSERLSELDALKPLPGELIAVDEAQGRVTAEPVFAQVSSPHYHACAMDGMAVKAENTFKAGETNPVRLKVGSRAFPVDTGDPLPEGCDAVIMIEQVHFAADGEIEIIAAAAPWQHVRPLGEDIVATEMIVPANHVLRSMDIGGILAGGVTEVKVHRQPVVTVMPTGTELVQPGTDLKKGDIIEYNSRIIGGLVREWGGQAVRTAINADEYDILKEQIRNAVEQSDIVVVNAGSSAGSEDFTSAIIRELGEVVVHGVAIKPGKPVVLGVISGKPVLGIPGYPVSAILDCELFLRPVIAAKAGISIVGRPVMNASLSRKLVSPQGVDEFVRVKLGRVGEKVIATPISRGAGVLTSLIRADGILKIPRFMEGHDAGSEVEVELLRDKNEIENTMVIIGSHDVSLDILGNSLRQMYPGRSLSSAHVGSLGGLLALRRGEAHLAGVHLLDEATGEYNAAYVEKLLAGVPVILINLVYREQGFMVPRGNPRSVRSFVDLARPNMRFINRQKGAGTRILLDYYLKKEGVDPEDIEGYDREDYTHMAVAAAVAGGSADVGLGIRAAANALKLDFVPVTEERYDLVIPQAHWDTDHIKSLLGVLNDPDFRTAVEGLGGYSTRAMGQEVYRRD